Sequence from the Penaeus vannamei isolate JL-2024 chromosome 41, ASM4276789v1, whole genome shotgun sequence genome:
tatatatatatatatatatatatatatatgtatgtatgtatgtatatatatgtatatatatgtatatatgatatatatatgtatatatgatatatatatgtatatatataatatatatatgtatatatatataaacatatatatatatatatatatatatatatatatatatatatatatatatatatatatatatatatatatatgcacacacactcactcccacatttgaccatcatcaaaatcaacataaacactacacaaacgCATATCGAAGTGTAGCTGAGTCTTCCATTCATAAATTACTTCCCCTACCACAGGCTCAGGTTTCCAGCTGATGGTCGTGATTGGCATTCTCTACGCATACGTCTTCGGTGCCTTTATAAACAGCTGGCAGATACTCGCGGTTGTGTGCGCTGTCCCGACCCTCATCTTCTGCGTGTTAATGGTCTTCTCAAAGGAGTCCCCCAGTTACCTTCTCTccaaggggaaggataaggaggctCAGGAAGCTATGCAATACTTCAGAGGTAAGGAAGGATTAGGAACAACAAAGGGTAAGAGAGGTATAACTGGATATGCAAATGAGTGATGGGTTTTGTGGCACGAAATATCCTTATACTGTGATTCTCGAATTAAAGTGCATCTGGTCTCAGAAAAGAATGAACTGGCAACTCATTCTGGATTTTGGAGCAATCCGATTGACTAATTCTCTTTTGCCTATAATCAGCTGTCATGTGTTTACAtgtgatatattttatattttatatcttatatacagaATATCTTTTTTTATGAAGTTCTGATGCGTTTACTATAACTTTTCTTTAATTGAAAAGAGCGAATCGAAGCCTTTCAGAATTGGGAGTAAGTTGCATAACATAAGTTGccagatttttcttttctgagATTGGACGGAGGAAAGTCGACCCAAAGATGCtaatcctctcgctctctctctctcccaggacCCGACTACAACATCCAGCCCGAGATGCAGATGTTGAAGCAGATTCTCGAGGACTCCAAAGCGAACAAGGCCTCTTTCTCGGACCTCAAGCAGGCGTATATCTTGAAGCCTCTCCTTATCGCCCTTGCACTCATGTTATTCCAACAGCTCTCGGGGATCAACGCTGTTATCTTTAACTTGAAGACTATCTTTGcggtaagggggaagaggaggatatcctttattttcttattctctctatctttctttctgtacgtttgtctttctctcattcattctttctacttttctatgTCTATCCGTCAGTCTTTCTCTTGTccattctttctacctttctctttgtctgtccgtctccgtcacggtctccgtctctttatctctctcacttattccttctttctacctttctttttgtctgtctgtctccgtctccgtcacGGTGTCCGCCTCCCCCTCTattactcactctctctacctttctctttgtctgtctccgtctctctctctctcccttttcactccctatctacacatacatgtacacacaaacgcaatatacacatatccatatacgtgCATAATAACCCTTTCCCATATGAAAGAATCACAAACAAAaatcctttccttcatctcttcctcatcatctctcCCACGACAGGACTCGGGAACAGACCTCTCCGATGACGTCAGCTCGATCATCGTCGGTTTAGTTCAGGTTCTGGCCACTGCTTTCGCTAGTGTGCTCATGGACAAAGCTGGCAGGAAATTTCTTCTGATCATATCTGCGGCGGCCATGATTGTATCTCTAGGTGTGTATgttggttttgattttttctttgcactgtatttttgttgtattgtaagtcttttttattattatggtgcCGGTACTGTCGCAATGGTATTAATTGTATTTCTTTGCAAAAATGCCGTGTTCTAAATTTCCCTCAACAGAAATTTATATTAGACATTTCCAGTGGTCTCTGCTCTCTGTTACTAACTCctgtttttccttgatttttaaaaaaagacCGAACTTCTTAACACATGTTTcccaaaagcttttttttctaaattactAACTCATATTTCCCTTTAAAAATCGGATTTTCAAACGGCTTATTCATATATCCGGCTACAATCTCAGAATGTTCTAAACTACTCCCCAAATTATCAAAATCCTCTAAATTCCCAACACCAACTAAACTCACCCCATCACATTTCCCCGTCAAAAaattgaaaacaataaaataatcgtaacaaaaatagtaaaaataacaacgataaacatataaataaataattacataaaaacGCACAATCTCCATCAACAGTGAGTCTCGGAGTCTTCTTCTACCTGAAAGACAACGGTGACGTCAGCGCCCTCGGATGGCTCCCTATTACGTCACTGATCATCTACATTGCGTCATTCAGTATCGGCTACGGACCTATTCCTTGGATCATGATGAGTAAGTGAAGTCACGTTGAGTGTCTGGGTTCGTGTAATCTTGTGTTGGagttgtatgtatacaagtaagaAAATTTCAAGTATATGAGGAAAGGATCTTAAGTAATTGTTTTAAATGTGATAATTTTACGAttaagaattttatatatatatgtatatatatataactatatatatatatatatatatatatatatatatatatatatatagttatatagttatatagttatatagttatatagttatatatatatatatatatatatatatatatatatatatatatatatatatgtgtgtgtgtgtgtgtgtgtgtgtgtgtgtgtgtgtgtgtgtgtgtgtgtgtgtgtgtaaaagttcaAGAGTTCAAAGGTAACTGTAATTTAGTGCAGTAAGAGTATGAGTATAGGGTAtcggacaaacgcacacacgcccgcacgcgcatgtatgtgtgtgtgtgtgtgtgagagagagagagagagaaagagaaaccgcaTACATCTACAAAATCTCATCTAAAGCCACTAACATTTAccgaaatcaaatcaaatcagtcATCCGAGACACCACCCcgccgataatgataacaagaacacaaacaaaaaatcgaTATAGAAGACCCAATGTCATTCTGACAAGGAGCTAAAATTAAAACAGAATGACAAGTATTTCGGAAAATTATCTTTTTAGCGTTATCAGTGAAGAGACCTTCCTCGCCGACCTCTTATCATTAGAGTGATAAGAAAATTGATATTTCTTAATAAGCAGCCTACGTATTCTTTTTCATTCCATTCCATCATTCATTCCATATTGTCTATCTACCTTTGcgttctctccctcacacatgcAACTACTGCTTCATTTACAACAATATCAGTTATATGATATCATTTTCTGGCACTGTAGTTCAGCCAAAAACGTTATTTATACATTGCGCCTAAGAATATTAATTAGCACTAAAGATAAGAGTTTTAATTCTAGCTTAACTCATCAAATCTATGAATACgttttatatgtaatatagattagtatatataatactattatataatatttctatACAATACGAatgcattcttacacacacagcTGATACACTCTCACCTCCAATTCTAACATAGTCCTATATCCAATCTAATAATACAACCACATATTAACCCTTTGATTTCTGGCTTCCAGGTGAACTCTTCTCGGCCAATGTTCGTGAGGCTGCCGGTAGTTTGAGTACAATGACAAACTGGACATTGGCTTTTATTGTCACGTACTTCTTTGAGAGTATCCAGGTGGGTTCCCTTTTTCTTTGGTAGAGTTActgttactttattttttaaattttattttattattattattatttgagggggggatatttattttattattattattattattattattttggaggggggggggtctcgttTTATTTGgtatagttttagttttttttttttggggggggggtaggagtatcattattgttcttgttattaatggtcttactattgtttttgatattgttctcgttcttgtctttattattatatgtattcgtTCCTTCCTATTAGTTGAGTAGGTCTTTATCCTATTAATATTATGTCGTGTTGctgtagtatcattattcttatttatcttattgtaTTCGACTTTTTCCTTTAGCATAATCAGCCTCTCTTTTCTAAAACTCATTTTGATGCCTTAATATGTACAGACATATTCTGCACGGGATGTCATCGTCAACGATGATAActattttcttgttatatatCTTCTAACAAAAACGTTTACAGTAGCTAGTCTTTGTGTTGACACCCATCTCTTCATCTCTGTTAGCGTgatcctgtttctcctcttcgtATAAAAAAGAACTTTAACCAgctcttcgtcttcctcatcttcatcagcgtgctctcctttccccctttcgtaTAAAAAAGAACTTTAACCAGcaccctcttcctcattatcagcgtgctctcctttccccctttcgtataaaaaaagaactttaaccaactcttcctcttcttcttcctcctcctccaggaagCCATCCACGAATACGGTGTATACTGGCTCTTCGGTGGTATCTGCGCCGTCAACTTGGCCTTCTGTGTCCTGGTGGTGCCGGAAACTAAGGGAAAGACCCTGCAGGAGATCACGGCGCTCTTTGGGGGTCCGACCACCTCCCCTACGCCTGCCAGACACTCATCGCCTTCGTCAGTGTCCGAGAAACAGAAATGGTAGAGTTTCGTCGAAAGAAAGTGAATGGCTGAAGGACCTACTCGTCGCGGTTTGCTGAAGGATCTGCTGGTGATGGATCGTTGGAGAGGATCTTCTGGTCATGGATTACTCAAGGATCTTCAAGGGTCGGAAAAGAGATCCTTGGGTCCGAAGGCCATCGCTGAGACGTGAGATGGATGAATCCTTGAGACACGGAAGGTATTGGGAAGGTCTTCCATAGCAGGAAAGGCACGGATGGAATGGGTTTTAAACCAGTCCATTAATTTTGAGATTTCTTTCCTTGTTCTATAACAAATGAAATGAATGTTTTATGATACAAAAGTCAGAGAGCCAGCATATAACAAGGACGTGGCTTTTTGCTACAGAGAAGAGGATCCACGCAGTGCCTGAAGACCATATAAAAAAGACCCATACTTTCCTGTCAAAATCTAACGGATACCAACACTAGCTTTTATTTATGAACGAAATATAAATTTCTAAATGCCATAAATCAATGTGTCATGCATGAAATGAACAAGACAAGTAttgcaatataaatataataatatttgacTGTCATGTTCACTTTGCAGGCAATTTTAGACTACTGGCACTCTAATCTTAACCATTTCTTATCCATTTCACATCACTACTTCATCCCTGACACATCTTACCTTGCTGATATACCCGAGTCTTCACCTCATATTTATGTACCTATTTCCCTCACCCTATTTCTCTTATGGCCTACGTCCATGCTGAAACTTCACCAAATCATTATTCACGAAAATCTCACCATTTTAGAAGTAGAATGTTCACTTGTTTATGAAAGAGGACAGCCGTTGTACTGAcgctcccgttttctgttgtagACGAGGTACTGACTGAGCACTGAACAAGTTTCTTAGGTTAaggtatataataataaataataatgttgactTAAGCATTTTATTACCTCTGTGTTAAAATATTTAAGAAAGAGCATACGATCTCTTCAAATACATGAATCCGTATGATGAACGAAATTACACCTAAATATCACAGATGGACACAAAATATAGTACtgattttgcccccccccccaaaaaaaaaaataaaaaaaataaaataaaataaataaataaaaaataaataaatatagcaaATAATGTGACTAGAGAAAAATGCTTCATATTCTAGAACAGTGGTCCTTTAACCAGAGTGGGGAGTCAGTATTTTCCAAGGGGGTGCGTACCCTTGGGAAAAAGCAGAATGTTCCCTAAGTACATTTCTTATTCTTAACATGAACATGATCAAATAATgagaagattaataataatgtaatgccTCAACTAAAATACTTGTAGtgttaaacctttattgtcaagTTTATAAGCTAGTAGGCATAAAGTGTATCCAAACTTGCTATATGACAACTtcttgcttgcacacacacacacacacacacacacacacacacacacacacacacaaacacacacacacacacgcacacacacacacacacactaaataattGTTACACAATACGAGATAGAAAtactaagaaaaataaatcactagaaaattatacaaaaaaaactgCTCAGACTAgcatcctttaaaaaaataaactaacaaaTATCTAATCCTTATATCACTTTAGAGCATTTCCTGAGATAGCTGAGGCATTTTATATAACTTCAAAAACTAAAGACTAGATATTTTCCTCAAATGGAAAGGATACACACATTATAATTTGGTAAATAACAAAACTATAGAAATATCAGAAGACTGTAGGAACATCATGCacttatatcacataatttcaagttaCATAATTCATAAAAAGCACAACTTTGTAATAAACCTATGCTCAAACATCTGAAtaatacattattaatattataaactGCTGACTTACAGTGTGGCCAGCTTAAATCTTCACAAAACATGAACGGTCGAAAACGCAGCGTCTCACATGGCTGTCTGGTGAGGCCTCCGCGGATTCAAAACAAGCGTTTTTGTAAGAGTGAGCGAAAGGGTGCGCCAAAAATAAAGACactgagacagaaatagacacagagaaagaaaagaaacgctataagtcagacaaaaaataaataaataaataaataaatagaaataaagatacaaactttaaaataaatacaaaaagtaCTAAGCAAGCAAGAAATATCTCATGAGGGAGATATTTTCCTGGTAAATGATAACACAAGCTGAACTCTCGTCTCATCAACATTTCAAGATATCAGTTTAAAGTTTACTAGAATTCCATGTTTATTTTTGTAGTCTTGTAGTGTATGTTAAGGATTGTAGATAGTACCGTTTTTCTTccttgtaatatatattttttaatgtattaatGATAGGATAAGAATTTTGGAATGTATCTTGCAAAATAATTTGGAATGTATTCTTGTAATTTAACAAAGCTGTAttcattaacatattttttctttttagcaaAATTTGTATATGGTAATGTATTCTCATATTTTTGTTACGTATTGTGAGTAATACACCCTCGCCTAATTTTATATCACTGACCAATAGAATAGAACAGATTACATAACTGAAATCACAAAAGCTGGACATAATGAACAGATTTTCATCATATCCGCTGCGTGAATTATCACTTCGTTTTCTGTTTACTTTAGTGACCAAATCGGAGTGCTTCTATACCCGATTCCCCGAGATTCTTTTGataataaatgagtgaatgaatggatgaatgaatgaatgaatagataataatgtataatgataataatgtataatgataataagtttataaatgaataaataaagctcGTGTTCAAAGTAGGAAAAAAACGGTAGAAAATATTGAATATTAGTTTGGAAAAAAGGTATGGCAATATTAGTAGTCAGTTGATTAGAATGAAagggagacagagcagagagagagagagagagagagagagagagagagagagagagagagagagagagagagagagagagagagagagagagagagagagagagagagagaaagcacagagagatagagaaccagacacagatagacacaacacaaagacagacaaacaggtagacaaacacaacagagagagagtgagaaccagaaagacagatacacaaaacaaagacaaacagacagacacaaaaaaacgcCCTCGTATCTGTCCAGACATTCAACATTGTCTATATGAAGTCTGGCAATAATGAAACATATTGGGCAAAGATcagcgatgataatagtgattccTGATAAAAACTAAGCGTGACTAGATTGGTTTGTCTGCGCTGGCAAGATAAGCAGAGAGTGATTACGCCATCAGTTGATTTTATTAGTATGTAGATAATCATCTTGCTTCGGCAGTGCATATACTAAAATTGGAACGTTACAGAGAGGATTAGCATAGCCCTGTGCAAGCATGACACGCGAAATCGTGAAgcgttccactttttttttttccttatggtAGAGCACTGACTTGGAATctcatggtcctgggttcgcgcccggctgcccctcccagtcgactcagccgtgaatgagcactggtatgctgacgtcagcatgctagggtcaaagtcggggcggaaaggaacaggtcaccctatcgcatcatcccgcggtttagtaagcatgtttctctacaagacatgttccttacgtccagatggatatgggaccaactttgactttgagataatcatcatcactgatattgttattattaaatacattatcattatagttataatcatatatttatcatccttattatcatcataataatcattaaaaaagaaaaaagaaaaaaaagaaagaaagaaagaaagaaaaaaaagaaaaagaaaaagaaagaaagaaagaaaaaaaaacaatatatatatatatatatatatatatatatatatatatatatatatgtcaacgatATGGTCAAGCCGAATGTTTCCCCCTCGCACCTAGGCCCTTACAGCTACCTTCCTTCCTGGCATCGCACTTTGTTGCCCAAggaactttctccccctcgagcaattccggcgaactctccccctttgtcacggccggaactCACACCCCAAAATCCAGAAGCCCAGGACAGGaatcgctggataaaaggacgtctcgtcatgCAGAttggagagacgagagacagagcagataggagaacaggagcagacgCAGAAGAGggcaggtcaccctccgccctcggcacgtGGGGCatggggtctctcgtggggtcacatctTTCttcccccaataaaccagcaaggtAAGACCTCTTTCATTCCACCAACTCCGCGCTCCCAAccttattacaatatatatatatatatatatatttgtattcgtgtatgcatgtgtgtgtgtgtctgtgtttatttctgtgtgtgtgtatgtgtatctatatgtacacaaaatCTTAGAATTTTCTGATATTCATTTTATAAACTACAAACAACAAACGaaattggaagaagaaaaaaacaaataagggcAAAAGGAAAgaccagagaaaagagaaagacggagaaatgaaacgaaaaagagaaaggactGAAAATCGAAAgcggggaggggtaaagggggggggggtacggtgcCAGCGTCGCTTCCCGCCTTTTCTCAGTCGCTCACGAACCTCTGTGCTCGACGGAAGTGCGTCTTGTTCCTCgtctgggattgtgtgtgtgtgttttgtttgttttgtatgaattattattttttgtgttttatggtTACCCAATTTATTGGAttgtctgtattttttatctttttttcttttattctattcaactgtctgtctgtctctctctctctctctctctctctctctctctatctctctctctctgtctctctctctctctctctctctgtctcactctctgtcttc
This genomic interval carries:
- the LOC113813239 gene encoding facilitated trehalose transporter Tret1, giving the protein MPVSSSLTTTQALGATQQATPTAGKMAEQGMSSADLVNNARPARATQYIAALSATMGALCFGTALGYSSPAGILLTSNSTDSSLQLTTVENSWFSSSVNLGALVGGPIGGLCINAIGRRGTLLAVFPFFFGSWTIIVFAQNFAMLLVGRIIAGLCTGVMCISAPTYIGEFASADIRGMLGSGFQLMVVIGILYAYVFGAFINSWQILAVVCAVPTLIFCVLMVFSKESPSYLLSKGKDKEAQEAMQYFRGPDYNIQPEMQMLKQILEDSKANKASFSDLKQAYILKPLLIALALMLFQQLSGINAVIFNLKTIFADSGTDLSDDVSSIIVGLVQVLATAFASVLMDKAGRKFLLIISAAAMIVSLVSLGVFFYLKDNGDVSALGWLPITSLIIYIASFSIGYGPIPWIMMSELFSANVREAAGSLSTMTNWTLAFIVTYFFESIQEAIHEYGVYWLFGGICAVNLAFCVLVVPETKGKTLQEITALFGGPTTSPTPARHSSPSSVSEKQKW